A genome region from Nocardioides cynanchi includes the following:
- a CDS encoding catalase encodes MPDLPKPDTGESIATAPSEEAQQGSHTDTGAPAPSDRNSLTLGADGPILLHDTHFLNQMAHFNRERVPERNVHAKGSGAFGRFQTTEDVSAYTKAALFQPGTTTEMLARFSTVAGEQGSPDTWRDPRGFSLKFYTTEGNYDLVGNNTPVFFIRDTMKFPHFIRSQKRRGGSGLRDNNMQWDFWSLNPESAHQVTYLMGDRGIPKTYRHMNGYGSHTYLWVNAAGDKHWVKYHFHSDQGVEGLTDEAASKIAGEDADFHRRDLYDSIENGDFPSWTLSVQLMPYDDAPSYHLNPFDLTKIWPHADYPLVKVGTMTLNRNPENFFAEIEQAAFEPSALVPGIGFSPDKMLLGRAFAYADTHRYRIGPNYLQLPVNRPKAVEGLNTYTKDGPMAYDHTGDAPVYAPNSFGRGYADEVGEVAEGWEADGAMVRQAYTLREDDDDFSQAGTLVREVWTDEIREAFVRTVAGHLLGGVTGDVLNRAFAYWKAVDADCGKQIEELVHAGGPNHNPGGQADEAQAESGDAIRESATHAGS; translated from the coding sequence ATGCCTGATCTGCCGAAGCCCGACACCGGCGAGTCGATCGCCACCGCCCCGTCCGAGGAGGCCCAGCAGGGCTCGCACACCGACACCGGCGCGCCGGCGCCGAGCGACCGCAACAGCCTGACGCTCGGCGCCGACGGGCCGATCCTGCTGCACGACACGCACTTCCTGAACCAGATGGCCCACTTCAACCGGGAGCGGGTGCCCGAGCGCAACGTGCACGCCAAGGGCTCCGGCGCGTTCGGCAGGTTCCAGACGACCGAGGACGTGTCGGCGTACACCAAGGCGGCGCTGTTCCAGCCGGGTACGACGACCGAGATGCTGGCGCGCTTCTCGACTGTGGCCGGGGAGCAGGGGTCGCCCGACACCTGGCGCGACCCGCGCGGCTTCTCGCTGAAGTTCTACACGACCGAGGGCAACTACGACCTGGTCGGCAACAACACCCCGGTGTTCTTCATCCGCGACACGATGAAGTTCCCGCACTTCATCCGCAGCCAGAAGCGGCGCGGAGGATCCGGGCTGCGCGACAACAACATGCAGTGGGACTTCTGGAGCCTCAACCCCGAGTCGGCGCACCAGGTCACCTACCTGATGGGCGACCGCGGCATCCCGAAGACCTACCGGCACATGAACGGCTACGGCTCACACACCTACCTGTGGGTCAACGCGGCGGGCGACAAGCACTGGGTGAAGTACCACTTCCACAGCGACCAGGGCGTCGAGGGGCTCACCGACGAGGCCGCCTCGAAGATCGCGGGCGAGGACGCCGACTTCCATCGCCGCGACCTCTACGACTCGATCGAGAACGGCGACTTCCCGTCGTGGACCCTCTCGGTGCAGCTGATGCCGTACGACGACGCACCGAGCTACCACCTCAACCCGTTCGACCTCACCAAGATCTGGCCGCACGCCGACTACCCGCTGGTCAAGGTGGGGACGATGACCCTGAACCGCAACCCGGAGAACTTCTTCGCCGAGATCGAGCAGGCGGCTTTCGAGCCGAGCGCGCTGGTGCCGGGCATCGGGTTCAGCCCCGACAAGATGCTGCTCGGCCGGGCCTTCGCGTACGCCGACACGCACCGCTACCGGATCGGCCCCAACTACCTCCAGCTGCCGGTCAACCGGCCCAAGGCGGTCGAGGGCCTGAACACCTACACCAAGGACGGCCCGATGGCCTACGACCACACCGGCGACGCGCCGGTCTACGCGCCGAACTCCTTCGGCCGCGGGTACGCCGACGAGGTGGGCGAGGTCGCCGAGGGCTGGGAGGCCGACGGCGCGATGGTGCGACAGGCGTACACCCTGCGGGAGGACGACGACGACTTCAGCCAGGCGGGCACCCTGGTCCGCGAGGTGTGGACCGACGAGATCCGTGAGGCCTTCGTGAGGACCGTCGCGGGTCACCTGCTCGGAGGCGTCACGGGAGATGTCCTGAATCGCGCGTTCGCCTACTGGAAGGCCGTCGACGCCGACTGCGGCAAGCAGATCGAGGAGCTCGTCCACGCCGGAGGGCCCAACCACAACCCCGGCGGACAGGCCGACGAGGCGCAGGCGGAGTCGGGTGACGCGATCAGGGAGTCAGCCACGCACGCCGGCAGCTGA
- a CDS encoding fructose bisphosphate aldolase, with translation MLDRIRTGRGFIAALDQSGGSTPKALALYGVPESAYSSETEMFDLIHEMRTRIVTSPAFTGERILAAILFEQTMDRQIEGLGSAEYLWTRKHVVPFLKVDNGLEDEEHGAQVMKAIPELADRLGRATEHGVFGTKMRSVIHDPDPTGVDAVVAQQFEIAGTILAAGLVPIIEPEVDIHSSAKAETEALLKDALLSHLDGLGDGQEVMLKLTLPEQDGFHHDLLEHPRVLRVAALSGGYSRDEADARLARNPGVIASFSRALSEGLTAQLSDSEFDAALDAAIAAIYAASTT, from the coding sequence ATGCTGGACCGGATCAGGACCGGTCGGGGCTTCATCGCCGCGCTCGACCAGAGCGGCGGCAGCACCCCCAAGGCGCTCGCGCTGTACGGCGTGCCGGAGTCCGCGTACTCGAGCGAGACCGAGATGTTCGACCTGATCCACGAGATGCGCACCCGGATCGTCACCAGCCCGGCCTTCACCGGCGAGCGGATCCTGGCCGCGATCCTGTTCGAGCAGACCATGGACCGCCAGATCGAGGGGCTCGGGTCCGCGGAGTACCTCTGGACGCGCAAGCACGTCGTCCCGTTCCTCAAGGTCGACAACGGGCTCGAGGACGAGGAGCACGGGGCCCAGGTGATGAAGGCGATCCCCGAGCTCGCCGACCGTCTCGGCCGGGCCACCGAGCACGGCGTGTTCGGGACCAAGATGCGCTCGGTCATCCATGACCCGGACCCCACCGGCGTGGACGCGGTGGTCGCCCAGCAGTTCGAGATCGCGGGCACGATCCTGGCGGCCGGGCTGGTGCCGATCATCGAGCCCGAGGTCGACATCCACAGCTCCGCGAAGGCGGAGACGGAGGCCCTGCTCAAGGACGCCCTGCTGTCGCACCTCGACGGGCTCGGCGACGGGCAGGAGGTGATGCTCAAGCTGACCCTCCCCGAGCAGGACGGCTTCCACCACGACCTGCTCGAGCACCCGCGTGTCCTGCGGGTGGCCGCTCTCTCGGGCGGCTACTCCCGCGACGAGGCGGACGCGCGGCTGGCTCGCAACCCGGGCGTGATCGCCAGCTTCTCCCGGGCGCTGAGCGAGGGACTGACCGCGCAGCTGAGCGACTCGGAGTTCGACGCCGCGCTGGACGCCGCCATCGCCGCGATCTACGCAGCATCGACCACCTGA
- a CDS encoding GcvT family protein, translated as MVELPSRARVVVVGGGVVGCSTAYHLTKLGWTDVLLLEQGHLSGGTTWHAAGLVGPLRASEAGTRLVQYSAELYASLEAETGLATGYANVGGLIVARTEERMVQLRRTAANATAYDLECRMLSADEAGELWPPMCTDDLLGAIWLPGDGKVNPTDLTQSLAKGARQGGATVVEGVRVTGFDLADGPAGRRVTGVSTDRGEVEAEVVVICAGQWSKALGDLAGVTVPLHSAEHFYVVTDSVDGTRPDLPIMRDPDGWTYFKEEVGGLVVGGFEPDAKPWVSPDQIPHPFEFALLDEDWDHFSVLMDEAVRRVPALERTGIRKFYNGPESFTPDNQFLMGEAPGLRGFFVGAGFNSVGIASAGGAGRALAEWVVAGEPTSDMVAVDLRRFAPYAGDHAWLRERVVETLGIHYAVPWPDREPETGRGVRLSPLHERLVAKGAHFGTRMGWERVNVFGATPAPSTWGRPWWLAASVAEQVACRSAVAVFDQTSFSKYVVSGPDALAGLQWLCAADVEVPLGHCVYTPLLNARATYEADLTVTRTAADTFVMVSSSATTVRDLDWLRRHLADRDVTVEDVTDEYAVLGVMGPRARDLMSRVDPVTDWSDEGFPFATSHEVVVAGAFARATRMTYVGELGWELLTLVSDAGAVYDALHRSGADLGLVDGGYHAIESLRLEKGYRAFPRELNPDLTPVEAGLLFATAVAGRGAGDKDFLGRAELEAHRDRLADGGPRRRIVSFVCDDPDAMLWGGELVLRDGAPAGQVTSTAYGATVGACVGLALLRADGPVRQDDLAAARWEVDLAGERLGLRVSLRAPLA; from the coding sequence GTGGTTGAGCTCCCGTCCCGCGCCCGGGTCGTGGTGGTCGGCGGGGGAGTGGTGGGCTGCTCCACCGCGTACCACCTGACCAAGCTCGGCTGGACCGACGTGCTGCTGCTGGAGCAGGGCCACCTCTCCGGTGGTACGACGTGGCACGCGGCCGGGCTGGTCGGGCCGCTGCGCGCGAGCGAGGCCGGGACCCGGCTGGTGCAGTACTCCGCCGAGCTCTACGCGTCGCTCGAGGCGGAGACCGGGCTGGCCACGGGCTACGCCAACGTCGGCGGCCTGATCGTCGCCCGGACCGAGGAGCGGATGGTCCAGCTGCGTCGCACCGCGGCCAACGCGACGGCGTACGACCTCGAGTGCCGGATGCTGTCGGCCGACGAGGCCGGTGAGCTCTGGCCGCCGATGTGTACCGACGACCTGCTCGGCGCGATCTGGCTGCCCGGCGACGGCAAGGTGAACCCGACCGACCTCACCCAGTCGCTGGCCAAGGGGGCGCGCCAGGGCGGGGCGACCGTGGTGGAGGGGGTCCGGGTCACCGGATTCGACCTCGCGGACGGCCCGGCCGGCCGTCGGGTGACGGGCGTCAGCACCGACCGGGGAGAGGTGGAGGCCGAGGTCGTCGTGATCTGTGCCGGCCAGTGGTCGAAGGCCCTCGGCGACCTGGCCGGCGTCACCGTTCCGTTGCACTCCGCCGAGCACTTCTACGTGGTCACCGATTCCGTCGACGGGACCCGGCCCGACCTGCCGATCATGCGCGACCCCGACGGCTGGACCTACTTCAAGGAGGAGGTCGGAGGCCTGGTCGTCGGCGGCTTCGAGCCGGACGCCAAGCCCTGGGTGTCGCCCGACCAGATCCCGCACCCCTTCGAGTTCGCCCTGCTCGACGAGGACTGGGACCACTTCTCGGTGCTCATGGACGAGGCGGTGCGCCGCGTCCCCGCGCTCGAGCGGACCGGGATCCGCAAGTTCTACAACGGCCCCGAGAGCTTCACGCCCGACAACCAGTTCCTGATGGGCGAGGCACCGGGGCTGCGCGGCTTCTTCGTCGGCGCCGGCTTCAACTCGGTGGGCATCGCCTCGGCCGGTGGCGCCGGTCGCGCGCTGGCCGAGTGGGTCGTCGCCGGCGAGCCGACCAGCGACATGGTCGCGGTCGACCTGCGCCGCTTCGCGCCGTACGCCGGTGACCACGCGTGGCTGCGCGAGCGGGTCGTGGAGACCCTGGGCATCCACTACGCGGTGCCGTGGCCCGACCGCGAGCCGGAGACCGGCCGAGGAGTGCGGCTCTCGCCGCTGCACGAACGGCTCGTCGCCAAGGGCGCCCACTTCGGCACCCGGATGGGCTGGGAGCGGGTCAACGTGTTCGGTGCGACCCCCGCCCCGTCCACCTGGGGCAGGCCCTGGTGGCTGGCCGCCTCCGTGGCCGAGCAGGTCGCCTGCCGCTCCGCCGTCGCGGTCTTCGACCAGACGTCGTTCTCCAAGTACGTCGTCTCCGGACCGGACGCCCTGGCCGGCCTCCAGTGGCTGTGCGCCGCCGACGTCGAGGTCCCGCTCGGGCACTGTGTCTACACGCCGCTGCTCAACGCCCGCGCGACCTACGAGGCCGACCTCACCGTCACCCGCACCGCAGCGGACACCTTCGTGATGGTGAGCAGCTCGGCGACCACGGTCCGTGACCTCGACTGGCTGCGACGGCATCTCGCGGACCGCGACGTCACGGTGGAGGACGTCACCGACGAGTACGCCGTGCTCGGGGTGATGGGGCCGCGGGCCCGCGACCTGATGAGCCGGGTCGACCCGGTCACCGACTGGTCGGACGAGGGGTTTCCCTTCGCCACCAGCCACGAGGTGGTGGTGGCCGGCGCCTTCGCCCGGGCCACCCGGATGACCTACGTCGGCGAGCTCGGCTGGGAGCTGCTGACGCTGGTCTCCGACGCCGGTGCCGTGTACGACGCCCTGCACCGGTCCGGTGCCGACCTCGGGCTGGTCGACGGCGGCTACCACGCGATCGAGTCGCTCCGGCTGGAGAAGGGCTACCGCGCGTTCCCGCGTGAGCTCAACCCCGACCTCACCCCCGTGGAGGCCGGGCTGCTGTTCGCGACCGCCGTGGCCGGGCGTGGCGCCGGCGATAAGGACTTCCTCGGCCGGGCCGAGCTCGAGGCGCACCGGGACCGGCTGGCAGATGGTGGCCCACGCCGGCGGATCGTCTCGTTCGTGTGCGACGACCCCGACGCGATGCTCTGGGGAGGCGAGCTGGTGCTCCGTGACGGTGCACCGGCCGGCCAGGTCACCAGCACGGCGTACGGCGCCACCGTCGGTGCGTGCGTCGGCCTCGCACTGCTGCGTGCCGACGGCCCGGTCCGTCAGGACGACCTGGCCGCGGCCAGGTGGGAGGTCGACCTGGCCGGCGAGCGCCTCGGCCTCAGGGTGTCGCTGCGCGCCCCGTTGGCCTGA
- a CDS encoding choline/ethanolamine kinase family protein, whose protein sequence is MVLNDSDLDRLAVLAGRSRQVTELPGGLTNLNLRVTLDDREVVVRIVRSDAGLLAIDQEAEHANTLIAAQAGVGAGVLEHRPELGTTVLEFLPGRTLVESDFAEPAVLDRAADAVRRLHAAPRFVNDFDMFARQERYRQVVAEHGFPLPASYDDHAPAWADVRRVMTATAGATVPCNNDLLAGNFIDDGARVWLIDYDYSGNNDPCFELGNTATECEFDADLTRAWTAAYAGRDDPRLLARVRLQALCSEYGWSLWGFIQAGSSALDFDFHGWGMHRFEKAARTFTSPELPRLLEQVSAGG, encoded by the coding sequence ATAGTCCTGAACGACTCCGACCTCGACCGCCTCGCCGTCCTGGCGGGGCGGTCGAGGCAGGTCACCGAGCTGCCCGGCGGCCTGACCAACCTCAACCTCCGGGTCACCCTCGACGACCGCGAGGTCGTGGTCCGGATCGTGCGCAGCGACGCCGGGCTGCTGGCCATCGACCAGGAGGCCGAGCACGCCAACACCCTGATCGCGGCGCAGGCCGGGGTCGGCGCCGGTGTCCTGGAGCATCGACCCGAGCTCGGGACGACGGTGCTGGAGTTCCTGCCCGGGCGCACGCTCGTGGAGTCCGACTTCGCCGAACCTGCCGTGCTGGACCGCGCGGCCGACGCCGTACGTCGGCTGCATGCGGCGCCGCGGTTCGTCAACGACTTCGACATGTTCGCCCGGCAGGAGCGCTACCGCCAGGTGGTCGCCGAGCACGGCTTCCCGCTCCCGGCGTCGTACGACGACCATGCTCCGGCCTGGGCCGACGTCCGTCGCGTCATGACCGCCACGGCCGGGGCGACGGTGCCGTGCAACAACGACCTTCTGGCCGGCAACTTCATCGACGACGGGGCGCGGGTCTGGCTGATCGACTACGACTACTCCGGCAACAACGACCCGTGCTTCGAGCTCGGCAACACCGCCACCGAGTGCGAGTTCGACGCCGACCTGACGCGGGCCTGGACGGCCGCCTACGCCGGGCGCGACGACCCCCGGCTGCTCGCCCGGGTGCGGCTCCAGGCGCTGTGCAGCGAGTACGGCTGGTCCCTCTGGGGCTTCATCCAGGCCGGCTCGAGCGCCCTCGACTTCGACTTCCACGGCTGGGGGATGCACCGGTTCGAGAAGGCCGCCCGCACCTTCACCTCGCCGGAGCTGCCGCGTCTCCTCGAGCAGGTGTCCGCCGGTGGTTGA
- a CDS encoding amino acid permease has product MPESHEPVAYHELSDDEKQLARLGYSQELHRSWSGFSNFAISFSIISILAGCFTSFALGWNNGGPAAIAWGWPILTVFILIIGMCMSELVSAYPTSGGIYWWASKLGGPKAGFYTGWLNLIGLVAIVASVAYGCATFFDATLGLFSSSWAGNYSLTRVFIEFVIILGLAALVNIFSSHLLAVLNNISVWWHVIGAALIVLILWFLLKDGASHASVHDVFTGSVNNTGLFGGKTSGIGFFLYILPLSGILTQYTITGYDASAHLSEETQSASTGAAKGIWQSILYSGIGGWILLLSFLFAVQDKNGVTAGGGSVFVIFSQSLTPHVAGLVVAISAAGQFFCTVACMTSTSRMFFAFSRDGAMPGAKHFAKLNTSRVPSNAVIAAAIIALILTLPALIKVDIGGAPVPIAFFAVVSIGVIGLYLAFGIPIYLRWKLGDSFQVGAWNNGNKYKWMNPIAVVEIVVMSIVGLLPTASVGIWWNDGFAWKYVNYAIIVVPVALILLTIYWEVSVKHWFTGPKHTIDPDVVAAFDER; this is encoded by the coding sequence ATGCCCGAATCGCACGAACCCGTCGCCTATCACGAGCTCAGCGACGACGAGAAACAACTGGCACGACTCGGGTACAGCCAAGAGCTCCACCGCTCCTGGTCGGGGTTCTCCAACTTCGCCATCTCCTTCTCGATCATCTCCATCCTGGCGGGCTGTTTCACCAGCTTCGCGCTCGGCTGGAACAACGGCGGCCCGGCCGCCATCGCCTGGGGCTGGCCGATCCTCACGGTGTTCATCCTGATCATCGGCATGTGCATGTCCGAGCTGGTGTCGGCGTACCCGACGTCGGGCGGCATCTACTGGTGGGCCTCCAAGCTGGGCGGCCCGAAGGCCGGCTTCTACACCGGCTGGCTGAACCTGATCGGGCTGGTCGCGATCGTGGCCTCGGTGGCCTACGGCTGCGCGACGTTCTTCGACGCCACCCTCGGACTGTTCAGCTCGTCGTGGGCGGGGAACTACTCACTGACCCGGGTGTTCATCGAGTTCGTGATCATCCTGGGCCTGGCGGCGTTGGTCAACATCTTCTCCAGCCACCTGCTCGCCGTGCTCAACAACATCTCGGTGTGGTGGCACGTGATCGGTGCGGCGTTGATCGTGCTGATCCTGTGGTTCCTCCTCAAGGACGGCGCCAGCCACGCCTCGGTGCACGACGTCTTCACCGGCAGCGTGAACAACACCGGGCTGTTCGGGGGGAAGACCAGCGGGATCGGGTTCTTCCTCTACATCCTGCCGCTCTCCGGCATCCTCACCCAGTACACGATCACCGGGTACGACGCCTCCGCCCACCTCTCGGAGGAGACGCAGTCCGCGTCGACCGGTGCCGCCAAGGGGATCTGGCAGTCGATCCTGTACTCCGGCATCGGGGGCTGGATCCTGCTGCTCTCGTTCCTGTTCGCGGTCCAGGACAAGAACGGCGTGACGGCAGGGGGTGGCAGCGTGTTCGTGATCTTCAGCCAGTCGCTGACGCCCCACGTGGCAGGTCTGGTCGTGGCCATCTCGGCCGCCGGGCAGTTCTTCTGCACGGTGGCGTGCATGACCAGCACCAGCCGGATGTTCTTCGCCTTCAGCCGGGACGGCGCCATGCCCGGCGCCAAGCACTTCGCCAAGCTGAACACGAGCCGGGTGCCGTCCAACGCCGTGATCGCCGCGGCGATCATCGCCCTGATCCTGACTCTGCCGGCGCTGATCAAGGTCGACATCGGCGGAGCCCCGGTCCCGATCGCGTTCTTCGCGGTCGTCTCGATCGGCGTCATCGGGCTGTACCTGGCCTTCGGGATTCCGATCTACCTGCGCTGGAAGCTCGGTGACAGCTTCCAGGTCGGGGCCTGGAACAACGGCAACAAGTACAAGTGGATGAACCCGATCGCCGTCGTGGAGATCGTGGTCATGTCGATCGTCGGTCTGCTGCCCACGGCGAGTGTCGGGATCTGGTGGAACGACGGCTTCGCGTGGAAGTACGTCAACTACGCGATCATCGTGGTCCCGGTCGCGCTGATCCTCCTGACCATCTACTGGGAGGTGTCGGTGAAGCACTGGTTCACCGGTCCGAAGCACACGATCGACCCGGACGTCGTCGCCGCCTTCGACGAGAGATAG
- a CDS encoding FadR/GntR family transcriptional regulator, translating to MTAQPLPHLTESVLRPVRGHHVFEACVEQVATAIRLGVYPLGTSLPPERELSERLEVSRATVREAIAALRAAGLVETRRGRGGGTVVTMKPQGPSARTADNTTAAQRADWLDALAYRRIVEPGAAAMAAAADLDDTARATLEAAHQAVAKATSRARHRQADSRFHLTVASLSGSARVVEAVTSVQASLHQMLSAIPVLEANISHSDTQHATLTRAVLAGDADRARRVMEEHCDDTAALLRGLLA from the coding sequence GTGACCGCCCAGCCGCTCCCGCATCTCACGGAGTCCGTGCTGCGTCCGGTGCGCGGTCACCACGTCTTCGAGGCCTGCGTCGAGCAGGTGGCGACCGCGATCCGCCTGGGGGTCTACCCCCTCGGCACCAGCCTGCCGCCGGAGCGTGAGCTCTCCGAGCGGCTCGAGGTCTCGCGGGCCACCGTGCGCGAGGCCATCGCCGCGTTGCGGGCCGCGGGGCTGGTCGAGACCAGGCGCGGCCGCGGCGGCGGGACCGTCGTCACCATGAAGCCCCAGGGCCCCTCGGCCCGCACCGCGGACAACACCACGGCCGCCCAGCGGGCGGACTGGCTGGACGCGCTCGCCTACCGGCGCATCGTCGAGCCGGGCGCCGCCGCGATGGCCGCGGCTGCGGACCTCGACGACACGGCCCGGGCCACCCTCGAGGCGGCGCACCAAGCCGTCGCCAAGGCCACCAGCCGGGCCCGGCACCGCCAGGCCGACTCCCGCTTCCATCTCACCGTCGCGTCGCTGTCGGGGTCGGCGAGGGTGGTCGAGGCGGTCACGTCGGTCCAGGCCAGCCTGCACCAGATGCTCAGCGCGATCCCGGTGCTGGAGGCCAACATCTCCCACTCGGACACCCAGCACGCGACGCTGACCCGCGCCGTACTCGCAGGAGACGCCGACCGGGCCCGCCGGGTGATGGAAGAACACTGCGACGACACCGCCGCGCTGCTGCGCGGGCTGCTGGCCTAG
- a CDS encoding glutamine synthetase family protein — protein sequence MPPNDRYLTLDDLRSRIDRGEIDTVVLAFTDMQGRLQGKRLHARYFLDVALESGTEGCNYLLAVDIDMNTVGGYAISSWERGYGDMEFVPDYDTIRLLPHLPASALVQCDLVWLDHAPVPQSPRTILRTQLDRVAERGMVALAGTELEFIAFDTPYEQAHDLRWRDLTPVNQYNVDYSILGTTRVEPLLRDLRNHMYAAGLDVEGAKGECNFGQHEVGFLYADAMVTADNHSVYKTMAKEIAAQHGQSLTFMAKYDQREGNSCHIHLSLRGEDGTVVFWDEDGRSALYDQFIAGVLSTMHDFTLLYAPNVNSYKRFAAGSFAPTAIAWGLDNRTCAVRLVGHGPSARMENRLPGGDVNPYLALAAMLAGGLHGIEQELDLEDELVGNAYASDKEHVPHTLRAARDAFSGSALARAAFGDDVVEHYTNMADVELAAFESAVTDWELARGFERM from the coding sequence ATGCCACCCAACGATCGCTACCTCACCCTGGACGACCTCCGGAGCCGGATCGACCGGGGCGAGATCGACACCGTGGTGCTCGCCTTCACCGACATGCAGGGACGCCTGCAGGGGAAGCGCCTGCACGCGCGCTACTTCCTCGACGTCGCGCTCGAGTCGGGAACCGAGGGCTGCAACTACCTGCTCGCGGTCGACATCGACATGAACACCGTCGGCGGCTACGCCATCTCCTCCTGGGAGAGGGGCTACGGAGACATGGAGTTCGTCCCGGACTACGACACGATCCGCCTGCTCCCCCACCTGCCGGCCAGCGCGCTCGTGCAGTGCGACCTGGTCTGGCTCGACCACGCGCCGGTTCCGCAGTCGCCACGCACCATCCTGCGGACCCAGCTGGACCGGGTGGCGGAGAGGGGGATGGTGGCGCTGGCCGGTACCGAGCTGGAGTTCATCGCCTTCGACACGCCGTACGAGCAGGCCCACGACCTGCGCTGGCGCGACCTCACTCCCGTCAACCAGTACAACGTCGACTACTCGATCCTCGGCACCACCCGCGTCGAGCCCCTGCTGCGCGACCTGCGCAACCACATGTACGCCGCCGGCCTCGACGTCGAGGGCGCCAAGGGCGAGTGCAACTTCGGCCAGCACGAGGTCGGCTTCCTGTACGCCGACGCCATGGTCACCGCCGACAACCACTCGGTCTACAAGACGATGGCCAAGGAGATCGCCGCCCAGCACGGACAGTCGCTGACCTTCATGGCGAAGTACGACCAGCGCGAGGGCAACTCCTGCCACATCCACCTGTCCTTGCGGGGCGAGGACGGCACGGTCGTGTTCTGGGACGAGGACGGGCGATCCGCGCTCTACGACCAGTTCATCGCCGGGGTGCTGTCCACGATGCACGACTTCACGCTGCTCTACGCGCCGAACGTCAACTCCTACAAGCGGTTCGCGGCCGGCTCGTTCGCCCCGACCGCGATCGCGTGGGGCCTCGACAACCGCACCTGTGCCGTCCGCCTCGTGGGCCACGGACCCAGCGCACGCATGGAGAACCGGCTGCCGGGTGGCGACGTGAACCCCTATCTCGCGCTGGCCGCCATGCTCGCCGGCGGACTGCACGGCATCGAGCAGGAGCTGGACCTCGAGGACGAGCTGGTCGGCAACGCCTACGCCTCAGACAAGGAGCACGTGCCGCACACCCTCCGCGCGGCCCGCGACGCCTTCTCGGGCTCCGCCCTGGCCCGCGCGGCGTTCGGCGACGACGTCGTCGAGCACTACACCAACATGGCCGACGTCGAGCTGGCCGCCTTCGAGTCGGCGGTGACCGACTGGGAGCTCGCCCGCGGCTTCGAGCGGATGTGA
- a CDS encoding aldehyde dehydrogenase family protein, translated as MTTTLINPVTAEAFTEVPSATEAETDAAIERAHEAFLGWRALAPGERARLLRAFAAVVDAHNEELAQLEVTNAGHTIGNARWEAGNVRDCLNYYSAAPERLFGRQIPVPGGVDLTFHEPLGVVGVIVPWNFPMPIAGWGFAPALAAGNAVVLKPAEITPLTAIRIGELALEAGLPAGVLTVIPGKGSVVGQRFVTHPLVRKVCFTGSTEVGRQIMAGCADQVKKVTLELGGKSANIVFADTDVAAAAASAPYAVFDNAGQDCCARSRILVERTAYDEFVGRLETAVQALRVKDPAAEDSEMGPMVSAGQRASVQRYLDGATVAFSGSAPEGPGWWLPPMVVESHDTAEPIWREEVFGPVVAVMPFDDEEHAVALANDSDYGLSGSIFTADLGRGLRVARGVEAGNLSVNSHSSVRYWTPFGGYKQSGLGRELGPDAPFAFTEEKNVFIAH; from the coding sequence ATGACGACGACCCTGATCAACCCCGTGACCGCCGAGGCGTTCACCGAGGTCCCGTCGGCCACCGAGGCCGAGACCGACGCCGCTATCGAGCGCGCCCACGAGGCCTTCCTCGGCTGGCGGGCGCTCGCCCCCGGCGAGCGGGCGCGCCTGCTCCGCGCCTTCGCGGCCGTCGTCGACGCGCACAACGAGGAGCTCGCGCAGCTCGAGGTGACCAACGCCGGGCACACGATCGGCAACGCGCGCTGGGAGGCGGGCAACGTCCGGGACTGCCTGAACTACTACTCCGCCGCACCCGAGCGGCTGTTCGGGCGGCAGATCCCGGTGCCCGGCGGTGTCGACCTCACCTTCCACGAGCCGCTGGGCGTGGTGGGCGTGATCGTGCCCTGGAACTTCCCGATGCCGATCGCCGGCTGGGGCTTCGCCCCGGCGCTGGCGGCCGGCAACGCGGTGGTGCTGAAGCCGGCCGAGATCACGCCCCTGACCGCGATCCGGATCGGCGAGCTCGCGCTGGAGGCCGGTCTGCCAGCCGGCGTGCTGACCGTCATCCCCGGCAAGGGCTCGGTCGTCGGACAGCGCTTCGTCACCCACCCGCTGGTGCGGAAGGTCTGCTTCACCGGGTCGACCGAGGTGGGCAGGCAGATCATGGCCGGCTGCGCCGACCAGGTGAAGAAGGTGACCCTGGAGCTCGGGGGCAAGAGCGCCAACATCGTCTTCGCAGACACCGACGTGGCCGCGGCCGCCGCCAGCGCGCCGTACGCCGTCTTCGACAACGCCGGGCAGGACTGCTGCGCGCGCTCGCGCATCCTGGTCGAGCGGACGGCGTACGACGAGTTCGTCGGCCGACTGGAGACCGCGGTGCAAGCGCTGCGGGTCAAGGACCCGGCCGCCGAGGACAGTGAGATGGGGCCGATGGTCTCTGCGGGGCAGCGCGCGTCGGTGCAGCGCTACCTCGACGGGGCGACCGTCGCGTTCTCCGGGTCCGCACCGGAGGGGCCGGGCTGGTGGCTGCCGCCGATGGTGGTCGAGTCGCACGACACCGCCGAGCCGATCTGGCGCGAGGAGGTGTTCGGGCCGGTCGTGGCGGTGATGCCCTTCGACGACGAGGAGCACGCGGTCGCCCTGGCCAACGACAGCGACTACGGGCTGTCCGGCTCGATCTTCACCGCCGACCTCGGGCGCGGGCTGCGGGTGGCACGGGGCGTCGAAGCCGGCAACCTCAGCGTGAACTCGCACTCCAGCGTGCGCTACTGGACACCCTTCGGCGGCTACAAGCAGTCGGGTCTGGGCCGCGAGCTCGGCCCGGACGCGCCGTTCGCCTTCACCGAGGAGAAGAACGTCTTCATCGCCCACTAG